One window of Marinomonas primoryensis genomic DNA carries:
- a CDS encoding MbtH family protein yields MSNETSNPFDNESLKFIVLVNALQQHSLWPIFKTTPQGWQPVFGPTTRDDCLDYVETNWTDIRPQGLPSLSNGS; encoded by the coding sequence ATGAGTAATGAAACAAGTAATCCATTTGATAATGAGTCACTGAAATTTATTGTTTTGGTGAACGCGCTGCAGCAGCACAGTTTATGGCCGATTTTTAAGACGACGCCACAAGGTTGGCAGCCCGTTTTTGGGCCGACTACCCGTGACGATTGTCTCGATTATGTTGAAACGAATTGGACGGATATTCGTCCACAAGGCCTACCTTCACTTTCTAACGGTTCCTAA